In the Azospirillum humicireducens genome, CGATTGTTTCGACACAGGTTTCCCTGAAAGGCGCATACTTCATCGCTCCGGTCACGGCCGGCCTCTCTCCCGAGTTGACGCGCCTGTCGGTGCGCAGCGGCCTGAAACGCTGGTATCGGAAACAGGCTCAAGCAAAGCTACCTGAACGTGTTGGCATCTATTCGGCGAAGTTGGGGATTGCACCACCCAAGCTTCTAATCCGCGAACAAGAAAAAAGATGGGCAAGCTGCGACAAAGCGGGAGCTATCCGGTTTAATTGGCTTCTGATCATGGCGCCGCTGGATTTGATTGACTACGTCGTGGCCCATGAACTCTGCCATCTGCAGGAACTCAATCATTCAGCGCGATTCTGGCGCTTGCTGGAAACAATTATGCCGGACTTCCAGGCAAAGCGGCAGGAATTAACGGAAAGTGGAGGGGATTTCTACTTCTAGATCGGTTTTAAAGTGATATTGGGGCTTTCGAAGCAGTGACGAGTTGTTCATTTGACTAGGGCAGCGACCGGGACGACGTGTCTCAGTACGAACCTGTCATCGCAACCCGCTGTCCCTCCATGCCGCACCGTTTGCGCTATCCAACGGCGTGTCATCAAGGCAATCCCCCAGAAACATGAATGATCCGGCTAACCCGCCGGGAGGGCTGCCCACTACACCGCCTCAGTGCGTCTGGCTGGAGAAAACCGCGGCACGCAACCGGCACGCAACCACCCTGAAGGGCGCAGAAGCGCTTGCAGCCGGATTGAATCCGGTTCAGCAAAACCCTAGCGTTTCCGCCGCTGTCCGGGTATTTTGCCGCCGCTCATAACGGTGTTGTCGTCGGTTCGAATCCGGCCGGGCCCACCAACCAACCGCTCCCCGCGGCAAGGCGACGATGGCTGTATCGCTATCTCCAGCGGTTATCGACATGCCCGGTTGAAGCCTTTTCGGCACAAGCGTGGCCGTCCCGCACAAATTTTGCTGCAAGCCTCACAAAGTCTGGAATAAAGGATGCGCGGCGCGCGTTCGCACCCATATGCATCGGGTCTTCCCTTCGGCTGCAGGGTCGAACGGGCCGGCCCGGCCCTGGAGTTGCGGCGCCGTGTCGTCCCGTCCATCCTTTCGGGAGGAGGGGGGAAGTCATGGCGTGAGCCGTGGCGTGATCGGTAAGGATCGGGTGCGCGGTTGAGCAAATTCGGGGTCGATCTGGAAGTCCACATCGCGTCCTTGCGGCGCTATGCGCGTGCGCTGATGCGCAACAGCGCCGATGCGGAGGATCTGGTGCAGGAGGCGCTGACGCGCGCGGTGGCGCGCGCCGACAGCTTTCAGGCGGGGACGAACCTGCGGGCGTGGCTGTTCACCATCCTGCACAACGTCCACGTCAATCAGGTCCGTTCCAAGGCCGCCCGGCCGCAGGAGGTCGACGTCG is a window encoding:
- a CDS encoding M48 family metallopeptidase codes for the protein MDAGQPTILTVGDETISFTVERTARRKTVALSFGADGLRVLAPCDVPDADILPIIRRKLPWILEKKARFEETGTLHGRHEFVNGESFRYLGRHYRLMIQPDDSIVSTQVSLKGAYFIAPVTAGLSPELTRLSVRSGLKRWYRKQAQAKLPERVGIYSAKLGIAPPKLLIREQEKRWASCDKAGAIRFNWLLIMAPLDLIDYVVAHELCHLQELNHSARFWRLLETIMPDFQAKRQELTESGGDFYF